A genome region from Methanobacterium bryantii includes the following:
- the albA gene encoding DNA-binding protein Alba produces the protein MSEENVVYIGNKPVMNYVLAVVTQMNGGTSEVILKARGRAISRAVDVAEIVRNRFISDVELGTIDICTEEIMSNEGAATNVSAIEIQLTK, from the coding sequence ATGTCAGAGGAAAATGTTGTATACATTGGAAATAAACCCGTAATGAACTATGTTTTAGCTGTCGTAACTCAAATGAACGGCGGAACTTCAGAAGTTATCTTAAAAGCACGTGGAAGGGCCATAAGTAGGGCGGTCGACGTCGCTGAAATCGTAAGAAACAGGTTCATATCGGATGTAGAACTCGGAACTATAGATATATGCACAGAAGAAATCATGAGCAACGAAGGCGCAGCAACAAACGTTTCAGCTATTGAAATACAGCTTACTAAATAA
- a CDS encoding response regulator produces the protein MSNARILVVEDERITAEDLKDGLKSLGYEVPAVVHSGEDAVCKATELQPDLVLMDIKLEGEMDGIEAAGEIKKHFDIPVIYLTAYSDEDTLERARRTEPSGYVLKEPSGFVHKPFKESELHTIIELTLYRHKMEKNHDQWLEAMLESVNEALIATDENGKIRFMNHIAEDITGWIREEAVNRDLVDVFKVQKSEFDISELRVDVNDYSIDRIMLNDKNGAKIPVRANLSHITDNKGNINGMTLVFCNLT, from the coding sequence ATGAGTAACGCAAGAATTCTGGTTGTTGAAGATGAAAGGATTACCGCAGAGGACCTAAAGGATGGCCTTAAAAGTTTAGGATATGAAGTACCTGCAGTGGTTCATTCGGGTGAAGACGCTGTTTGTAAAGCGACAGAGCTTCAGCCGGATCTTGTTCTTATGGACATTAAGCTTGAGGGTGAAATGGACGGTATAGAGGCTGCAGGAGAGATTAAAAAGCACTTTGATATACCGGTTATTTATTTGACTGCATATTCAGATGAAGATACTTTAGAGCGGGCAAGAAGGACAGAACCATCGGGTTATGTTCTTAAAGAACCTTCGGGATTTGTCCATAAGCCATTTAAAGAGAGTGAATTACATACTATCATTGAATTAACTCTTTACAGGCATAAAATGGAAAAAAACCATGATCAATGGCTTGAGGCGATGCTTGAAAGTGTAAATGAAGCTTTAATTGCCACAGATGAAAATGGAAAAATTAGATTTATGAACCATATTGCAGAAGACATTACTGGATGGATACGGGAAGAAGCTGTTAACCGAGATTTAGTTGATGTTTTTAAAGTTCAAAAGAGTGAATTTGACATTAGCGAATTAAGAGTTGATGTTAATGATTATTCCATAGATCGGATCATGTTAAACGATAAAAATGGGGCAAAAATTCCAGTTAGGGCCAATTTAAGTCATATTACTGATAATAAGGGAAATATAAATGGAATGACTTTAGTTTTCTGTAATTTAACATAA
- a CDS encoding ATP-binding response regulator, whose protein sequence is MAAAQIMVVEDERITAKDIQSALESAGYGVADLVFSGEDAVRKAGELQPDLVLMDIKLEGEMDGIEAATQIRERYDIPVIYLTAYSSASIVQRAKMTEPAGYLLKEQFGFLTKPFEESELNTTIEIALYNHKIEKRLRNREQWLAAILKSVSDAVIATDSKGRIKYMNPVAEELTGWIQEEAIGEDLDKILKILSKESTNIESGITSTDFFDKTVIRAKDGTKLLVGGSTTPIKDEKGNSDGLVVVFRKYRLN, encoded by the coding sequence ATGGCAGCCGCTCAAATTATGGTTGTTGAAGATGAGAGGATTACCGCAAAGGATATACAAAGTGCATTGGAAAGTGCGGGATATGGAGTTGCCGATTTAGTTTTTTCTGGTGAGGATGCAGTTCGTAAGGCAGGAGAGCTTCAGCCGGATCTTGTTCTTATGGACATTAAACTTGAGGGCGAAATGGACGGTATAGAGGCTGCAACACAAATCAGGGAACGTTATGATATCCCCGTAATTTATTTAACTGCATATTCAAGTGCAAGTATTGTGCAGAGAGCTAAAATGACGGAACCTGCAGGATATCTTCTTAAAGAACAGTTTGGCTTTCTTACCAAGCCTTTTGAAGAGAGTGAATTGAACACTACAATAGAAATAGCTCTTTACAACCATAAAATTGAAAAAAGACTTAGAAATCGTGAACAATGGCTTGCTGCAATACTTAAAAGTGTGAGTGATGCTGTAATAGCTACAGATTCTAAAGGTAGGATTAAATATATGAATCCTGTTGCTGAAGAGCTTACTGGATGGATACAGGAAGAAGCTATAGGTGAAGATCTAGATAAAATATTAAAAATTTTGAGTAAAGAATCTACAAACATTGAATCTGGGATTACTTCAACTGATTTCTTTGATAAAACGGTAATAAGAGCTAAAGATGGAACTAAATTACTTGTAGGTGGTAGTACTACTCCTATTAAAGATGAAAAAGGTAATTCTGATGGTTTAGTTGTGGTATTTAGAAAGTACAGGTTAAATTAG
- a CDS encoding 2-isopropylmalate synthase codes for MYIEKVKNEMNLPETVKIFDTTLRDGEQTPGVAMTVDEKIRIAKKLDELGVNVIEAGFPVSSSGEVEAAGEILKMGLNAHICGLARPLKGDLDAAIDADVDYIHTFIGTSPLHREFKLKMSKEEILSKSVDAVEYIKDHGIIAEFSAEDSTRTELDYLKEIYNAVEDAGVDCINVPDTVGVMVPTSMNWLIRELKSELKVPISVHCHNDFGLAVANSLASVEAGADQVHATINGLGERAGNASLEEVVMALITQYDLKMNIKTEGLVNLSEFVSRITGVKMPPNKAIVGENAFAHEAGIHVHGVLAKAETYEPITPEMVGHTRRIVLGKHTGANAIKAKLKEYGIDLDKNQFDKVFNQVKALGDKGKCVTDADLRAIAESILGRAKEEIVKLEGFSVMTGNSVLPTATVKLSINGESKTAAKTGVGPVDAAINAIQRAVSETGDIELQEYNIEAITGGTNALAEVFVIMGDKEGNKATGRSTTEDIVMASVEAVLDAINKILILR; via the coding sequence AAAAAAGCTTGATGAACTTGGTGTTAATGTAATAGAGGCTGGATTTCCTGTTTCATCAAGTGGTGAAGTAGAAGCAGCTGGTGAAATCCTTAAAATGGGGTTAAATGCCCATATTTGTGGTTTGGCAAGACCATTAAAAGGTGATCTGGACGCAGCAATTGATGCTGACGTGGATTACATACATACATTCATTGGTACATCTCCCCTTCACAGAGAATTCAAACTTAAAATGAGTAAGGAAGAAATTTTAAGTAAGTCTGTCGATGCAGTAGAATATATAAAAGATCATGGTATAATAGCTGAATTTTCAGCAGAAGATTCTACAAGAACAGAACTTGATTATTTAAAGGAAATTTATAATGCAGTTGAGGATGCAGGTGTGGACTGTATCAATGTTCCAGATACAGTAGGTGTTATGGTCCCAACTTCTATGAACTGGCTTATAAGAGAACTTAAATCTGAACTGAAAGTTCCAATTAGCGTGCACTGTCATAACGACTTTGGACTTGCAGTTGCAAATTCACTTGCCTCTGTGGAAGCTGGAGCTGATCAGGTTCATGCAACTATTAATGGATTAGGTGAACGTGCTGGAAATGCGTCCCTGGAAGAAGTTGTAATGGCTCTTATTACTCAATACGACTTAAAAATGAATATTAAAACTGAGGGTCTTGTAAACCTTTCAGAATTTGTTTCAAGAATTACAGGGGTTAAAATGCCTCCAAATAAAGCTATTGTGGGAGAAAATGCATTTGCTCATGAGGCAGGAATACATGTACATGGGGTGCTTGCAAAAGCGGAAACATACGAGCCAATAACTCCTGAAATGGTAGGCCACACAAGAAGGATCGTTTTAGGAAAACATACTGGTGCGAATGCTATAAAAGCAAAACTTAAAGAGTATGGAATAGACTTAGATAAGAACCAGTTTGATAAAGTATTTAATCAGGTTAAAGCGCTTGGAGATAAAGGTAAATGTGTCACTGACGCTGATTTAAGGGCTATAGCTGAAAGTATTCTGGGACGGGCAAAAGAAGAAATAGTAAAACTGGAAGGATTTTCAGTAATGACTGGAAACAGCGTACTGCCTACAGCTACAGTTAAACTCAGCATTAATGGAGAAAGTAAAACCGCTGCAAAAACAGGTGTAGGTCCGGTAGATGCTGCAATAAATGCTATTCAACGTGCTGTAAGTGAAACTGGAGATATAGAACTTCAGGAATATAACATAGAAGCTATAACTGGGGGAACTAATGCTCTTGCTGAGGTATTTGTTATAATGGGGGATAAAGAAGGTAACAAAGCAACTGGACGATCTACAACTGAAGATATTGTCATGGCAAGTGTTGAAGCAGTTCTGGATGCAATAAACAAAATACTGATCTTAAGATAA
- a CDS encoding beta-alanine-activating enzyme beta-propeller domain-containing protein → MVVKKNIIIGLTIMCLLVGPLSIASAVGAADWPMFQYNLDHTGYLNESSDFTPAAWLFKTGGSILSSPSIADKLMYFGSTDGTFYALNLNDGTQVWDYSTQGNITGSSVVKGDNVYFGSMDSYFYALDKKNGDSVWKYRTGNSIESSPAVSNGTIYFGSDDQRLYALNVDNGDLKWQFQTENAVKSSPSVYNNTVFFGSDDGKVYAVNTNGSKLWSYDTGNAVKSSPAIYNGTLYIGTDNGNFYALNTNDGSIKWSYDFNDSVRSSALLDPNDNSLFVGSDNGNITSLDMRDGTLKWSVSVGNVKSTPALMGDNIVVGSDSGTVYVLNKYSGKEDWSYAPGYYLFNSAFSTPIIYGDDIFVGAADGSMYALNYDKKSGPTSVYLYYVSAIVIVVIVGLLAFRSVRGRRKKE, encoded by the coding sequence CTTTCAATAGCGTCCGCAGTAGGAGCAGCCGATTGGCCGATGTTCCAGTACAATCTGGATCATACCGGTTACTTAAATGAATCATCAGATTTCACTCCTGCAGCATGGCTGTTTAAAACAGGAGGATCCATACTATCCTCCCCTTCAATTGCAGACAAATTAATGTACTTCGGTTCAACAGATGGAACATTTTATGCTCTGAACTTGAATGACGGTACCCAGGTTTGGGATTACAGTACACAGGGAAATATAACAGGTTCTTCAGTTGTAAAAGGAGATAATGTATACTTCGGTTCAATGGATAGTTATTTCTATGCCCTGGATAAGAAAAACGGAGATTCAGTATGGAAATATCGAACTGGTAACTCCATTGAGTCCTCTCCAGCAGTAAGTAATGGAACGATATACTTTGGATCAGATGATCAGAGGTTATATGCACTAAATGTTGATAATGGTGATCTTAAATGGCAGTTCCAAACTGAAAATGCTGTGAAATCATCACCATCAGTTTACAATAACACCGTATTCTTTGGGTCAGATGATGGAAAAGTATACGCAGTAAATACAAACGGTAGCAAATTATGGTCTTATGACACTGGAAATGCAGTGAAATCTTCCCCAGCCATATACAACGGTACATTATACATTGGAACAGACAATGGTAATTTCTATGCACTGAACACAAATGATGGGTCAATAAAATGGTCATATGACTTTAATGACAGTGTAAGATCATCAGCACTCCTCGATCCAAATGACAACAGTCTGTTTGTAGGATCTGATAACGGAAACATAACTTCCCTCGATATGAGAGACGGAACATTGAAATGGTCTGTCAGTGTAGGTAACGTAAAATCTACCCCTGCACTTATGGGAGACAATATTGTAGTTGGTTCAGACAGCGGAACCGTCTATGTATTAAATAAATACAGCGGTAAAGAAGACTGGAGTTATGCACCAGGTTACTACCTCTTTAATTCCGCATTCAGCACCCCAATAATATATGGAGATGATATATTTGTAGGTGCTGCCGATGGTTCCATGTACGCCCTTAACTACGACAAAAAATCAGGGCCAACTTCAGTTTACCTGTACTACGTTAGTGCAATCGTAATTGTAGTAATAGTAGGACTTTTAGCATTTAGGTCTGTAAGAGGACGTCGTAAAAAAGAATAA